In a single window of the Ramlibacter agri genome:
- a CDS encoding DnaJ domain-containing protein, whose protein sequence is MRSAYMVLGVPGDATTEEIEAAYGKAERMFTRERLAQDDGALARLGELKSAYQVLRDPASRAAHDRKLAEPARPGVQPTRVIVRHETPAGGSRVLTAVLWLIGLAIVTGAVVSWRNAEARKEQEIAARKEAEAAATRARDEEQRLAAQRATVAAQAEANEKQLMQEAQVSAARANATMRAQEANATYARRQELAEQQRQESMRRNDEYRAAAESRARTERDKQRVRELCYQQYRRADC, encoded by the coding sequence ATGCGGTCCGCATACATGGTGCTGGGCGTTCCCGGCGATGCCACGACGGAAGAAATCGAAGCGGCCTACGGCAAGGCGGAGCGGATGTTCACGCGCGAGCGCCTGGCCCAGGACGATGGCGCACTGGCCCGGCTCGGCGAACTCAAGTCGGCCTACCAGGTGCTGCGCGACCCGGCGTCGCGCGCGGCGCACGACCGCAAGCTCGCGGAACCGGCGCGGCCCGGGGTGCAGCCCACCAGGGTGATCGTGCGGCACGAGACGCCCGCCGGCGGCAGCCGCGTGCTGACCGCGGTGCTGTGGCTGATCGGCCTGGCCATCGTCACGGGCGCCGTCGTGAGCTGGCGCAACGCCGAGGCCCGCAAGGAGCAGGAGATCGCCGCGCGCAAGGAAGCCGAGGCGGCGGCCACGCGTGCCCGTGACGAGGAACAGCGGCTGGCCGCGCAGCGCGCCACTGTGGCCGCGCAGGCCGAGGCCAACGAGAAGCAGCTGATGCAGGAAGCCCAGGTTTCCGCTGCCCGCGCCAACGCGACCATGCGGGCGCAGGAAGCCAATGCGACCTACGCGCGCCGCCAGGAGCTCGCCGAGCAGCAGCGCCAGGAATCCATGCGCCGCAACGACGAATACCGCGCGGCCGCCGAGTCCCGGGCCCGCACCGAGCGCGACAAGCAGCGCGTGCGCGAGCTCTGCTACCAGCAATACCGCCGCGCGGATTGCTGA